One Hermetia illucens chromosome 4, iHerIll2.2.curated.20191125, whole genome shotgun sequence DNA segment encodes these proteins:
- the LOC119654877 gene encoding uncharacterized protein LOC119654877 isoform X3, producing MDQDKVIEELTAELKKLTEESIRLEKQLQHCERELAQQDRDEVDFYETLHKMQLEAARARNYAIQQRLDQATAEYNEMRKQLKIFCNEAGFNKGPKPPRQEEVDYNFCKANREDERCKTPEHVTPSYCKLRPDKRCEKTISFCKRAFDDDSRCQLLDYVFCKIKPEHEKCIAGENITKSFCKLREHPLCKATDSYCKRFKGYDPRCASDAHLVNHLFCRTNKTHPLCKTPEIVTSSYCKRRENAKCKITKSYCERFVGYDERCKREPDGPPKPDGPPKPDGPPKPDGPPKPDGPPKPDGPPKPDGPPKPDGPPKPDGPPKPDGPPKPDGPQIYDGSGGPSNQFNIHYFLQTSENGSSCQGCKEKENGVTESYQIKLRARTGQKVSPFYAESKHPPSSYAESEHLLSSYAESEHSDLSYEESGKPGYPTDRKRYQKLNFELCRKYADPRCAYNRDWWSLDSYCKIAYHPDCKKTVSFCAKFEKKDERCRVIDHIYCKNHRNDPRCASAEVTDSYCKRRADKKCRRTTSYCQRFAGDDERCPNIDHGWCAKYPEHEKCQVRYPPTHSGCRLFPNQTACKPTLSYCRRFFAIDQRCRKVNHTYCLLKPSDERCRTRTEVTKSYCRLRPDCRCPLNESYCKKFWFFDINCYVYPKPPKEFLNEPSERSEYRKKI from the exons ATGGACCAAGATAAAGTCATTGAAGAACTTACCGCAGAATTAAAAAAACTGACAGAGGAGTCAATTCGATTGGAAAagcaattacagcactgtgaaAGAGAGTTAGCCCAACAAGACCGAGACGAAGTTGACTTCTATGAAACGCTTCACAAAATGCAGTTGGAGGCAGCCAGGGCGCGTAATTATGCCATTCAACAAAGACTAGATCAAGCAACGGCAGAATATAATGAAATGAGGAAGCAGCTTAAAATCTTCTGCAATGAGGCAGGCTTCAACAAAGGTCCAAAACCTCCAAGGCAGGAAGAAGTTGATTATAACTTTTGTAAAGCTAACCGTGAAGATGAGAGGTGCAAAACACCTGAGCACGTAACCCCATCTTACTGCAAATTACGCCCAGATAAAAGATGCGAAAAAACTATTTCTTTCTGTAAAAGAGCATTTGATGATGACAGTAGATGTCAGCTGCTTGACTATGTATTCTGTAAAATAAAGCCAGAGCATGAGAAATGCATCGCAGGTGAAAATATAACTAAAAGTTTCTGCAAACTGCGCGAACATCCCCTATGCAAAGCGACCGATTCTTATTGCAAAAGATTCAAAGGATATGATCCCAGGTGTGCATCTGACGCACATCTGGTCAATCATCTATTTTGCAGAACCAATAAAACTCATCCACTATGCAAAACACCGGAGATAGTCACTTCCAGTTATTGTAAAAGGCGTGAAAACGCAAAGTGCAAGATAACAAAATCGTATTGTGAAAGATTCGTCGGGTATGATGAAAGGTGCAAACGAGAACCAGATG GTCCTCCTAAACCAGATGGCCCTCCCAAACCAGATGGTCCTCCTAAACCAGATGGTCCTCCTAAACCAGATGGTCCTCCTAAACCAGATGGTCCTCCTAAACCAGATGGCCCTCCCAAACCAGATGGCCCTCCCAAACCAGATGGCCCTCCCAAACCAGATGGCCCTCCCAAACCAGATGGTCCTCAAATATACGATGGATCTGGCGGACCTAGCAATCAATTTAACATTCACTATTTTCTGCAAACATCAGAAAATGGCTCTTCTTGCCAAGGGTgcaaggaaaaggaaaatggaGTGACTGAATCttatcaaataaaattacgaGCAAGGACAGGTCAAAAGGTTTCCCCTTTCTACGCAGAATCCAAACATCCTCCCTCCTCCTATGCAGAATCTGAACATCTTCTCTCCTCCTATGCAGAATCTGAACATTCTGACCTTTCGTACGAAGAATCTGGAAAACCAGGGTATCCTACAGATCGGAAAAGATATCAAAAGTTGAATTTTGAGTTGTGTCGAAAATATGCAGATCCCAGGTGTGCGTACAATCGTGATTGGTGGTCGCTTGACAGTTATTGTAAAATAGCATACCATCCCGACTGCAAGAAGACAGTTTCGTTTTGTGCTAAATTCGAAAAAAAGGACGAGAGGTGTCGCGTGATAGACCACATATATTGCAAAAATCATAGGAACGATCCTCGATGCGCCTCAGCGGAAGTAACCGATAGCTACTGCAAACGTCGTGCTGACAAAAAATGCAGAAGAACAACCTCCTATTGCCAAAGGTTTGCAGGAGACGACGAAAGATGTCCAAATATTGATCACGGATGGTGTGCGAAATATCCTGAACATGAAAAGTGCCAAGTTAGGTATCCTCCTACTCACAGTGGTTGCAGACTTTTTCCTAATCAAACTGCATGCAAGCCCACCCTCTCTTATTGCAGGAGATTCTTTGCAATTGACCAAAGGTGTCGTAAAGTTAATCACACTTACTGCCTACTCAAGCCTAGTGACGAGCGCTGTAGGACACGAACGGAGGTGACAAAAAGTTATTGTAGACTTCGACCCGATTGCAGATGCCCTTTGAACGAATCTTACTGCAAAAAGTTTTGGTTTTTCGATATCAACTGTTACGTTTACCCTAAACCTCCGAAAGAGTTCCTTAATGAACCCAGTGAGCGTAGTGAATATAGGAAGAAGATTTAA
- the LOC119654877 gene encoding uncharacterized protein LOC119654877 isoform X2 — translation MDQDKVIEELTAELKKLTEESIRLEKQLQHCERELAQQDRDEVDFYETLHKMQLEAARARNYAIQQRLDQATAEYNEMRKQLKIFCNEAGFNKGPKPPRQEEVDYNFCKANREDERCKTPEHVTPSYCKLRPDKRCEKTISFCKRAFDDDSRCQLLDYVFCKIKPEHEKCIAGENITKSFCKLREHPLCKATDSYCKRFKGYDPRCASDAHLVNHLFCRTNKTHPLCKTPEIVTSSYCKRRENAKCKITKSYCERFVGYDERCKREPDGPPKPDGPPKPDGPPKPDGPPKPDGPPKPDGPPKPDGPPKPDGPPKPDGPPKPDGPPKPDGPPKPDGPPKPDGPPKPDGPPKPDGPQIYDGSGGPSNQFNIHYFLQTSENGSSCQGCKEKENGVTESYQIKLRARTGQKVSPFYAESKHPPSSYAESEHSDLSYEESGKPGYPTDRKRYQKLNFELCRKYADPRCAYNRDWWSLDSYCKIAYHPDCKKTVSFCAKFEKKDERCRVIDHIYCKNHRNDPRCASAEVTDSYCKRRADKKCRRTTSYCQRFAGDDERCPNIDHGWCAKYPEHEKCQVRYPPTHSGCRLFPNQTACKPTLSYCRRFFAIDQRCRKVNHTYCLLKPSDERCRTRTEVTKSYCRLRPDCRCPLNESYCKKFWFFDINCYVYPKPPKEFLNEPSERSEYRKKI, via the exons ATGGACCAAGATAAAGTCATTGAAGAACTTACCGCAGAATTAAAAAAACTGACAGAGGAGTCAATTCGATTGGAAAagcaattacagcactgtgaaAGAGAGTTAGCCCAACAAGACCGAGACGAAGTTGACTTCTATGAAACGCTTCACAAAATGCAGTTGGAGGCAGCCAGGGCGCGTAATTATGCCATTCAACAAAGACTAGATCAAGCAACGGCAGAATATAATGAAATGAGGAAGCAGCTTAAAATCTTCTGCAATGAGGCAGGCTTCAACAAAGGTCCAAAACCTCCAAGGCAGGAAGAAGTTGATTATAACTTTTGTAAAGCTAACCGTGAAGATGAGAGGTGCAAAACACCTGAGCACGTAACCCCATCTTACTGCAAATTACGCCCAGATAAAAGATGCGAAAAAACTATTTCTTTCTGTAAAAGAGCATTTGATGATGACAGTAGATGTCAGCTGCTTGACTATGTATTCTGTAAAATAAAGCCAGAGCATGAGAAATGCATCGCAGGTGAAAATATAACTAAAAGTTTCTGCAAACTGCGCGAACATCCCCTATGCAAAGCGACCGATTCTTATTGCAAAAGATTCAAAGGATATGATCCCAGGTGTGCATCTGACGCACATCTGGTCAATCATCTATTTTGCAGAACCAATAAAACTCATCCACTATGCAAAACACCGGAGATAGTCACTTCCAGTTATTGTAAAAGGCGTGAAAACGCAAAGTGCAAGATAACAAAATCGTATTGTGAAAGATTCGTCGGGTATGATGAAAGGTGCAAACGAGAACCAGATGGTCCTCCTAAACCAGATGGTCCTCCTAAACCAGATGGTCCTCCTAAACCAGATGGTCCTCCTAAACCAGATGGTCCTCCTAAACCAGATGGCCCTCCCAAACCAGATGGTCCTCCTAAACCAGATGGTCCTCCTAAACCAGATGGTCCTCCTAAACCAGATGGTCCTCCTAAACCAGATGGCCCTCCCAAACCAGATGGCCCTCCCAAACCAGATGGCCCTCCCAAACCAGATGGCCCTCCCAAACCAGATGGTCCTCAAATATACGATGGATCTGGCGGACCTAGCAATCAATTTAACATTCACTATTTTCTGCAAACATCAGAAAATGGCTCTTCTTGCCAAGGGTgcaaggaaaaggaaaatggaGTGACTGAATCttatcaaataaaattacgaGCAAGGACAGGTCAAAAGGTTTCCCCTTTCTACGCAGAATCCAAACATCCTCCCTCCTCCTATGCAGAATCTGAAC ATTCTGACCTTTCGTACGAAGAATCTGGAAAACCAGGGTATCCTACAGATCGGAAAAGATATCAAAAGTTGAATTTTGAGTTGTGTCGAAAATATGCAGATCCCAGGTGTGCGTACAATCGTGATTGGTGGTCGCTTGACAGTTATTGTAAAATAGCATACCATCCCGACTGCAAGAAGACAGTTTCGTTTTGTGCTAAATTCGAAAAAAAGGACGAGAGGTGTCGCGTGATAGACCACATATATTGCAAAAATCATAGGAACGATCCTCGATGCGCCTCAGCGGAAGTAACCGATAGCTACTGCAAACGTCGTGCTGACAAAAAATGCAGAAGAACAACCTCCTATTGCCAAAGGTTTGCAGGAGACGACGAAAGATGTCCAAATATTGATCACGGATGGTGTGCGAAATATCCTGAACATGAAAAGTGCCAAGTTAGGTATCCTCCTACTCACAGTGGTTGCAGACTTTTTCCTAATCAAACTGCATGCAAGCCCACCCTCTCTTATTGCAGGAGATTCTTTGCAATTGACCAAAGGTGTCGTAAAGTTAATCACACTTACTGCCTACTCAAGCCTAGTGACGAGCGCTGTAGGACACGAACGGAGGTGACAAAAAGTTATTGTAGACTTCGACCCGATTGCAGATGCCCTTTGAACGAATCTTACTGCAAAAAGTTTTGGTTTTTCGATATCAACTGTTACGTTTACCCTAAACCTCCGAAAGAGTTCCTTAATGAACCCAGTGAGCGTAGTGAATATAGGAAGAAGATTTAA
- the LOC119654877 gene encoding uncharacterized protein LOC119654877 isoform X1, with translation MDQDKVIEELTAELKKLTEESIRLEKQLQHCERELAQQDRDEVDFYETLHKMQLEAARARNYAIQQRLDQATAEYNEMRKQLKIFCNEAGFNKGPKPPRQEEVDYNFCKANREDERCKTPEHVTPSYCKLRPDKRCEKTISFCKRAFDDDSRCQLLDYVFCKIKPEHEKCIAGENITKSFCKLREHPLCKATDSYCKRFKGYDPRCASDAHLVNHLFCRTNKTHPLCKTPEIVTSSYCKRRENAKCKITKSYCERFVGYDERCKREPDGPPKPDGPPKPDGPPKPDGPPKPDGPPKPDGPPKPDGPPKPDGPPKPDGPPKPDGPPKPDGPPKPDGPPKPDGPPKPDGPPKPDGPQIYDGSGGPSNQFNIHYFLQTSENGSSCQGCKEKENGVTESYQIKLRARTGQKVSPFYAESKHPPSSYAESEHLLSSYAESEHSDLSYEESGKPGYPTDRKRYQKLNFELCRKYADPRCAYNRDWWSLDSYCKIAYHPDCKKTVSFCAKFEKKDERCRVIDHIYCKNHRNDPRCASAEVTDSYCKRRADKKCRRTTSYCQRFAGDDERCPNIDHGWCAKYPEHEKCQVRYPPTHSGCRLFPNQTACKPTLSYCRRFFAIDQRCRKVNHTYCLLKPSDERCRTRTEVTKSYCRLRPDCRCPLNESYCKKFWFFDINCYVYPKPPKEFLNEPSERSEYRKKI, from the coding sequence ATGGACCAAGATAAAGTCATTGAAGAACTTACCGCAGAATTAAAAAAACTGACAGAGGAGTCAATTCGATTGGAAAagcaattacagcactgtgaaAGAGAGTTAGCCCAACAAGACCGAGACGAAGTTGACTTCTATGAAACGCTTCACAAAATGCAGTTGGAGGCAGCCAGGGCGCGTAATTATGCCATTCAACAAAGACTAGATCAAGCAACGGCAGAATATAATGAAATGAGGAAGCAGCTTAAAATCTTCTGCAATGAGGCAGGCTTCAACAAAGGTCCAAAACCTCCAAGGCAGGAAGAAGTTGATTATAACTTTTGTAAAGCTAACCGTGAAGATGAGAGGTGCAAAACACCTGAGCACGTAACCCCATCTTACTGCAAATTACGCCCAGATAAAAGATGCGAAAAAACTATTTCTTTCTGTAAAAGAGCATTTGATGATGACAGTAGATGTCAGCTGCTTGACTATGTATTCTGTAAAATAAAGCCAGAGCATGAGAAATGCATCGCAGGTGAAAATATAACTAAAAGTTTCTGCAAACTGCGCGAACATCCCCTATGCAAAGCGACCGATTCTTATTGCAAAAGATTCAAAGGATATGATCCCAGGTGTGCATCTGACGCACATCTGGTCAATCATCTATTTTGCAGAACCAATAAAACTCATCCACTATGCAAAACACCGGAGATAGTCACTTCCAGTTATTGTAAAAGGCGTGAAAACGCAAAGTGCAAGATAACAAAATCGTATTGTGAAAGATTCGTCGGGTATGATGAAAGGTGCAAACGAGAACCAGATGGTCCTCCTAAACCAGATGGTCCTCCTAAACCAGATGGTCCTCCTAAACCAGATGGTCCTCCTAAACCAGATGGTCCTCCTAAACCAGATGGCCCTCCCAAACCAGATGGTCCTCCTAAACCAGATGGTCCTCCTAAACCAGATGGTCCTCCTAAACCAGATGGTCCTCCTAAACCAGATGGCCCTCCCAAACCAGATGGCCCTCCCAAACCAGATGGCCCTCCCAAACCAGATGGCCCTCCCAAACCAGATGGTCCTCAAATATACGATGGATCTGGCGGACCTAGCAATCAATTTAACATTCACTATTTTCTGCAAACATCAGAAAATGGCTCTTCTTGCCAAGGGTgcaaggaaaaggaaaatggaGTGACTGAATCttatcaaataaaattacgaGCAAGGACAGGTCAAAAGGTTTCCCCTTTCTACGCAGAATCCAAACATCCTCCCTCCTCCTATGCAGAATCTGAACATCTTCTCTCCTCCTATGCAGAATCTGAACATTCTGACCTTTCGTACGAAGAATCTGGAAAACCAGGGTATCCTACAGATCGGAAAAGATATCAAAAGTTGAATTTTGAGTTGTGTCGAAAATATGCAGATCCCAGGTGTGCGTACAATCGTGATTGGTGGTCGCTTGACAGTTATTGTAAAATAGCATACCATCCCGACTGCAAGAAGACAGTTTCGTTTTGTGCTAAATTCGAAAAAAAGGACGAGAGGTGTCGCGTGATAGACCACATATATTGCAAAAATCATAGGAACGATCCTCGATGCGCCTCAGCGGAAGTAACCGATAGCTACTGCAAACGTCGTGCTGACAAAAAATGCAGAAGAACAACCTCCTATTGCCAAAGGTTTGCAGGAGACGACGAAAGATGTCCAAATATTGATCACGGATGGTGTGCGAAATATCCTGAACATGAAAAGTGCCAAGTTAGGTATCCTCCTACTCACAGTGGTTGCAGACTTTTTCCTAATCAAACTGCATGCAAGCCCACCCTCTCTTATTGCAGGAGATTCTTTGCAATTGACCAAAGGTGTCGTAAAGTTAATCACACTTACTGCCTACTCAAGCCTAGTGACGAGCGCTGTAGGACACGAACGGAGGTGACAAAAAGTTATTGTAGACTTCGACCCGATTGCAGATGCCCTTTGAACGAATCTTACTGCAAAAAGTTTTGGTTTTTCGATATCAACTGTTACGTTTACCCTAAACCTCCGAAAGAGTTCCTTAATGAACCCAGTGAGCGTAGTGAATATAGGAAGAAGATTTAA